In Planctomycetia bacterium, one DNA window encodes the following:
- a CDS encoding ABC transporter permease gives MRGFRAILSKEFAHIRRDRSTIFFTFIVPALQLTIFGYAIETTIENIPLVVHDLDGSQDSRRLVEALEASRSFQVTQRVTSSEAWRHALAGGWAKAVVIIPADYSARLLRAEQAHVQFLIDGSDSQVATTAMNAANLIVGQLALGRARLVGESLQVGPARDEKGRVALPIEARPRMLFNPDLESSHFFVPGLVAIILQLVLVFLTSFSIVKEREHGTLEQLFVTPVGRLGLLFGKLVPYAVMAFGELLIVLLLMTTLFGVPIHGSLWLLLALSSLFIVTALALGLMISTIARTQLQAMQLSFLVMLPSVLLSGFMFPRQEMPLPLYLAGFVLPVTYFIEILRGVILRAALASDLLPAIVGLSACCIVIFAASIARFRKQLD, from the coding sequence ATGAGAGGCTTTCGCGCCATCCTGTCCAAGGAGTTCGCGCACATCCGGCGTGATCGCTCGACGATTTTCTTCACCTTCATCGTGCCCGCGTTGCAGTTGACCATCTTCGGATACGCCATCGAGACGACCATCGAGAACATTCCGCTCGTCGTACACGACCTCGACGGTTCGCAGGACAGCCGCCGCCTGGTCGAGGCGCTGGAGGCCTCGCGCAGCTTTCAAGTCACCCAGCGCGTGACCAGCAGTGAAGCGTGGCGGCACGCGCTGGCCGGCGGGTGGGCGAAGGCGGTGGTCATCATCCCGGCGGATTATTCGGCCCGGCTGCTGCGAGCCGAGCAGGCGCACGTGCAGTTCCTGATCGACGGCAGCGATTCGCAGGTCGCGACGACCGCGATGAACGCCGCGAACCTGATCGTCGGGCAGCTCGCGTTGGGCCGGGCGCGGCTGGTCGGCGAGTCGCTGCAAGTTGGCCCGGCGCGCGACGAGAAGGGCCGCGTCGCGCTGCCGATCGAGGCCCGCCCGCGGATGCTGTTCAACCCCGATCTGGAAAGTTCGCATTTTTTTGTGCCGGGGCTGGTCGCCATCATCCTGCAACTCGTGCTCGTATTTTTGACAAGTTTCTCCATCGTCAAGGAGCGCGAGCACGGCACGCTGGAGCAGTTGTTCGTGACGCCGGTCGGCCGGCTGGGGCTGCTCTTCGGCAAGCTCGTGCCCTACGCAGTGATGGCGTTCGGAGAATTGCTGATCGTGCTGCTGTTGATGACGACGCTGTTCGGCGTTCCGATCCACGGGAGCCTGTGGCTACTGCTGGCGCTGTCGAGCCTGTTCATTGTGACGGCGCTGGCCCTGGGGCTGATGATCTCGACGATCGCGCGGACGCAGTTGCAGGCGATGCAATTGTCGTTTCTCGTCATGCTGCCGTCGGTTCTGCTTTCGGGGTTCATGTTCCCGCGGCAGGAGATGCCGCTGCCGCTTTACCTTGCCGGGTTCGTGCTGCCGGTGACGTACTTCATCGAGATCTTGCGCGGCGTCATCCTTCGCGCGGCCCTTGCGTCGGACCTGCTTCCGGCCATCGTGGGGCTGTCGGCCTGCTGCATCGTCATTTTCGCGGCAAGCATCGCCCGGTTCCGCAAGCAGTTGGATTGA
- a CDS encoding ABC transporter ATP-binding protein: protein MSDPVIRTEGLSRCFGAFYAVRDLSLTVDRADVFGLLGPNGAGKSTLIRMLCGVLRPSAGSGSVLGIDICRNPEDVKPRIGYMSQKFSLYADLTVAENLDFYGGIYGLTGERKRAREEAVIDLTGLGPYARRLAGQLSGGWKQRLGLACAMIHEPELLFLDEPTAGIDPVARRELWDLLFDLSHRGVTMFVTTHYMDEAERCTRVGYVLASQLIALGRPVELKAMPDVTPPGTARYLVQCRRPTEALAAARGLADVRDATMFGDLLHLLADGAVAPGDLLKRLAPDESDATIVPTGATLEDVFVTLSRARETKGEA from the coding sequence ATGAGCGATCCGGTGATTCGCACCGAGGGCCTGTCGCGCTGTTTCGGCGCGTTCTACGCCGTGCGTGATTTGAGTCTGACGGTGGACCGGGCGGACGTGTTCGGGCTGCTGGGGCCGAACGGCGCGGGCAAGTCCACGCTGATCCGCATGTTGTGCGGCGTGTTGCGTCCCAGCGCGGGCAGCGGCTCGGTGCTGGGAATTGACATTTGCAGAAATCCCGAGGACGTCAAGCCGCGCATCGGCTACATGTCGCAGAAGTTCAGTCTCTATGCCGATTTGACCGTGGCGGAGAATCTTGATTTTTACGGGGGTATATATGGGTTGACCGGCGAGCGGAAGCGTGCGCGCGAGGAGGCCGTGATCGACCTGACGGGCCTGGGGCCGTATGCGCGGCGTCTCGCGGGGCAGTTGTCGGGCGGGTGGAAGCAGCGGCTGGGGCTGGCGTGCGCGATGATCCACGAGCCGGAGCTGCTGTTCCTCGACGAGCCGACCGCGGGGATCGACCCGGTGGCTCGGCGTGAGTTGTGGGACTTGTTGTTTGACCTGTCGCATCGCGGCGTGACGATGTTCGTGACAACCCATTACATGGACGAGGCGGAGCGGTGCACGCGTGTCGGGTATGTCCTCGCGTCGCAATTGATCGCGCTGGGGCGACCGGTGGAATTGAAAGCGATGCCTGACGTGACGCCGCCGGGCACGGCGCGATACCTCGTGCAATGCCGGCGTCCGACCGAGGCCCTTGCGGCGGCGCGCGGTCTGGCGGACGTGCGCGACGCGACGATGTTCGGAGACCTGCTGCATTTGCTGGCTGACGGGGCGGTTGCGCCGGGCGATTTGCTGAAGCGGCTCGCGCCCGATGAGTCCGACGCGACGATCGTGCCGACCGGCGCCACGCTGGAGGATGTTTTCGTCACCTTGAGCCGTGCGCGAGAGACGAAAGGGGAGGCATGA
- a CDS encoding efflux RND transporter periplasmic adaptor subunit, with product MRPILIVFVVVAAGMIGFLIWQQSRVPPLVVSGFVEADEIRVGSRVGGRVAEVKAAEGQFVAPGEALYTIDPFDLRERLAEAQAAHAAAQAEHERLKKGFRPEEIEQARAKRDQWAAELAKLEAGPRKQDIEAAREQVNIARASYEFAEKEHARLTRLVEQQQVAAPREYDEAVRMLKSAQGELAAAQQKLSLLEEGSRKEDIARARSALSEAAEQLKLLESGSRAEDVARSAAQVEAAAARVQAIEKQLAEMTVSSPCQCVVEAFDLQPGELVSPNQPSISLLDVSKLWVRAYVPEGRLGEIALGDRVPVRVASSGGGDVTGRIVFISREGEFTPRNVQTPEERSKQVFRIKVAIEQGGERLRVGMSADVLLAEKELP from the coding sequence ATGCGCCCCATCCTGATCGTATTCGTCGTCGTCGCTGCCGGCATGATTGGCTTTCTCATCTGGCAACAGAGCCGGGTGCCGCCGCTCGTCGTGTCGGGCTTTGTCGAGGCCGACGAGATCCGCGTCGGCTCGCGCGTGGGAGGGCGCGTGGCGGAGGTGAAAGCGGCCGAGGGTCAATTTGTGGCGCCCGGGGAGGCGCTCTATACAATTGACCCGTTCGATCTTCGAGAACGGCTGGCCGAAGCGCAGGCGGCGCACGCGGCAGCGCAGGCGGAACACGAGCGTCTGAAGAAGGGATTTCGCCCGGAGGAGATTGAGCAGGCGCGGGCCAAGCGTGATCAGTGGGCGGCGGAACTGGCGAAGCTGGAAGCCGGTCCTCGGAAGCAGGACATCGAAGCGGCGCGCGAGCAGGTCAACATCGCCCGTGCGTCGTATGAGTTTGCCGAGAAGGAGCATGCGCGGCTGACGCGGTTGGTCGAACAGCAGCAGGTGGCGGCACCGCGTGAATACGACGAGGCGGTGCGGATGCTGAAGTCGGCGCAGGGTGAACTGGCAGCGGCGCAGCAGAAGTTGTCGCTGTTGGAGGAGGGATCGCGAAAGGAAGACATCGCTCGGGCGAGGTCGGCGTTGTCGGAGGCGGCGGAGCAGTTGAAGTTGCTCGAATCGGGTAGCCGTGCGGAGGATGTCGCGCGGTCTGCGGCGCAGGTGGAGGCTGCGGCGGCGCGTGTTCAGGCGATTGAAAAGCAACTGGCGGAGATGACGGTGTCGTCACCATGTCAGTGCGTGGTGGAGGCGTTTGATTTGCAGCCGGGCGAGCTGGTGTCGCCGAACCAGCCGAGCATTTCACTGCTGGACGTGTCGAAGCTTTGGGTGCGAGCATATGTGCCGGAGGGGCGCTTGGGGGAGATCGCGCTGGGCGACCGCGTGCCGGTGCGCGTGGCGTCGTCGGGCGGGGGCGACGTGACGGGGCGCATTGTGTTCATCTCGCGCGAGGGCGAGTTCACGCCGCGGAACGTGCAGACGCCCGAGGAACGGAGCAAGCAGGTCTTTCGCATCAAAGTGGCGATCGAGCAGGGCGGCGAACGGCTGCGCGTCGGCATGTCGGCCGACGTGCTGCTCGCGGAGAAGGAGCTGCCATGA
- a CDS encoding DUF4097 family beta strand repeat protein yields the protein MTSRPATIRNIFVRSKPASFVALSLALLLPLGCSMGSVVWVEQTEDMQIDAARLKKLAVKTHNGTVNYNGSAGSASTIQVKITKKTGGLTQADAEEAMANLDVFNEADGTEGRVINHRWKGVCKSNWNAQVSYEISGPDSLALDIESHNGATTVRGLKSSLRVTSHNGRIDTESTGPSAHVESHNGAINVSYEGPSIHATTHNGPVTADLSRCAAIGGEIGAHNGQVVVRVGDQTSANLACQTHNGSVDVDIAAGWKVSHASRTRLAGVLGDGGQPLNVTTHNGKVKIQAN from the coding sequence ATGACCTCGAGACCTGCTACGATTCGCAACATCTTCGTCCGGAGCAAGCCGGCATCTTTCGTCGCCTTGAGCCTTGCCCTGCTGCTTCCGCTCGGTTGCAGCATGGGCTCCGTCGTCTGGGTCGAACAGACCGAGGACATGCAGATTGACGCGGCCCGCCTCAAGAAGCTCGCCGTGAAGACCCACAACGGCACGGTCAATTACAACGGTAGCGCCGGCAGCGCGAGCACCATTCAGGTCAAGATCACCAAGAAAACCGGCGGCCTGACCCAGGCCGACGCCGAAGAGGCCATGGCCAACCTCGACGTCTTCAACGAGGCTGACGGCACCGAAGGCCGCGTGATCAATCACCGCTGGAAGGGGGTCTGCAAGTCAAACTGGAACGCGCAGGTCAGCTACGAAATCAGCGGACCGGACAGCTTGGCGCTCGACATCGAATCGCACAACGGCGCGACGACGGTGCGCGGGCTGAAGTCCTCTCTTCGCGTCACCTCTCACAACGGACGAATCGATACCGAGTCCACAGGCCCGTCGGCCCACGTCGAGTCGCACAATGGCGCGATCAACGTTTCCTACGAAGGCCCCAGCATTCACGCGACGACCCACAACGGACCAGTGACGGCCGACCTCTCGCGCTGCGCGGCGATCGGCGGTGAAATCGGCGCCCACAACGGCCAAGTCGTCGTCCGCGTCGGCGATCAAACCAGCGCCAACCTCGCCTGCCAGACCCACAATGGCAGCGTCGATGTAGACATCGCCGCAGGATGGAAGGTATCTCACGCGTCGCGCACCCGCCTGGCCGGCGTGCTGGGCGACGGCGGCCAGCCGCTCAACGTCACGACGCACAACGGGAAGGTGAAAATTCAGGCGAATTAA
- the crcB gene encoding fluoride efflux transporter CrcB yields MYKLGLIFLGSGLGGVARFTVAGAAQRLNPQAGFPIGTLLVNLTGCLAIGFLSAALASRSLMREEFRIALLVGVLGGYTTFSTFGWETFAMLNGGQFVRAAMNALFSVIGCLTAVWAGYRTAQYWLGA; encoded by the coding sequence ATGTACAAGCTCGGCTTGATCTTCCTCGGTTCCGGACTGGGCGGCGTCGCGCGGTTCACCGTCGCCGGTGCGGCACAGCGATTGAACCCGCAGGCAGGCTTTCCGATCGGTACGCTGCTCGTCAACCTCACCGGGTGCCTGGCAATCGGATTCCTCTCCGCCGCGCTGGCAAGCCGCTCGCTGATGCGTGAAGAATTTCGCATAGCACTGCTGGTGGGTGTGCTTGGCGGATACACGACTTTTTCGACATTTGGCTGGGAAACGTTTGCGATGCTCAACGGCGGGCAGTTTGTCCGCGCGGCGATGAACGCACTGTTCAGCGTCATCGGTTGTCTAACTGCCGTATGGGCCGGCTATCGCACGGCACAATACTGGCTGGGAGCCTGA
- a CDS encoding DUF190 domain-containing protein — MKIPEQGWLLRVFIGESDTWQGRPLYEAIVLKARELHLAGATVLRGLMGFGANSRLHTAKILRLSEDLPMVIEIVDAREKIDPLLPFIDQVVGEGLVTLEPVEVIRYRGKTP, encoded by the coding sequence ATGAAGATTCCCGAACAAGGCTGGTTGCTGCGCGTGTTCATCGGCGAGTCGGATACATGGCAGGGCCGACCGCTGTACGAAGCGATCGTACTCAAAGCGCGCGAGCTTCACTTGGCCGGCGCAACCGTGCTGCGCGGCTTGATGGGCTTCGGCGCAAACAGCCGCCTGCACACGGCCAAGATTCTGCGGCTGTCGGAAGACCTGCCGATGGTGATCGAAATCGTCGACGCGCGCGAGAAGATCGATCCGTTGTTGCCGTTTATTGACCAGGTGGTGGGCGAGGGACTGGTGACGCTGGAACCGGTAGAAGTCATTCGCTACCGCGGCAAAACGCCTTGA
- a CDS encoding type II secretion system protein: MIPRNRHIIRLGAFTLVEVLVAISILSILLAILVPALNSGRDAARSLKCRAQYREVAFSFVDFVSRSSHHGDGEQWGDSIVKIEDFQESVYRVHEFWDGPATLERVAYQPGKQPLMCPAGPDLLDRRAEMPCTAGAVGPAPNVSSGLNKRLDSKTRYVNGSPFPQKVYLNEKVLMYPDVPLVLDVDGKKAVANGVGPYFTAPPLPNDGPPDIYSNGLSWFPSFRHRGQINVAFIGGHVLSSRSPLTEPWWRWSFQPD; the protein is encoded by the coding sequence ATGATTCCGCGTAACCGCCATATCATCCGCTTGGGTGCCTTCACGCTGGTTGAAGTGCTGGTGGCGATCAGCATCCTTTCCATCCTGCTCGCCATTCTAGTTCCAGCGTTGAACTCCGGACGCGACGCTGCGCGCAGCCTGAAGTGCCGCGCCCAGTACCGCGAGGTCGCGTTTTCATTTGTCGATTTCGTCAGCCGCTCGTCGCATCACGGCGATGGTGAGCAGTGGGGGGATTCGATCGTCAAGATCGAAGATTTCCAGGAGTCCGTTTACCGCGTTCACGAGTTTTGGGATGGCCCCGCAACGCTCGAACGCGTCGCCTACCAGCCCGGCAAGCAGCCGCTGATGTGCCCCGCCGGGCCGGATCTGCTCGATCGCCGCGCCGAGATGCCCTGCACCGCCGGCGCGGTCGGACCGGCGCCCAACGTCAGTTCCGGTCTCAATAAGCGGCTGGACTCCAAGACGCGGTACGTCAACGGAAGCCCGTTCCCGCAAAAAGTCTATCTCAATGAAAAGGTCCTGATGTACCCCGACGTGCCACTGGTGCTTGACGTGGACGGCAAGAAGGCCGTCGCCAATGGCGTTGGTCCTTACTTTACTGCGCCGCCGCTGCCCAACGACGGTCCGCCTGACATCTACTCGAACGGATTAAGCTGGTTCCCGTCGTTTCGTCACCGCGGTCAGATCAACGTGGCCTTCATCGGCGGGCATGTTCTTTCCAGCCGCTCGCCGCTCACCGAGCCCTGGTGGCGGTGGAGTTTCCAGCCCGATTGA
- a CDS encoding sigma-54-dependent Fis family transcriptional regulator: MPRVLVVEDERVLAKNFCEKLASHDFEAAAVHSGRDALTALGRFSPDVVLLDLRLPDMDGQAVLQKIKAESPSCAVIVVTAHGNERIAVDAIKSGAEEYLTKPVDLDELMLVVARSAEHQQVRDNLHFLRHREEQASGLDSILGASEATRNLKETIQRLTRTDVLNLPDPPTVLITGETGTGKDLVARAIHYHGPRKGRPFIHVNCTALPATLFESELFGHVRGAFTNAAQAKRGLFEVAHGGTIFLDEIGHLEADVQAKLLLALERREIRPVGGTDPRSINVHVIAATNRPLRAAVDSGEFRSDLYHRLRVVEIHVEPLRNRLDDIEPLAAHFLASHCRRFGLKSKTLSREAMAVLKRYNWPGNVRELSHLIESTVLQVDGQQIEPGDLNLAGGSAMAVDVQIEMTGGRTIALDFAKGEPKLEEIEQAILTAAFEYTGRNLSRAARILGITREALRYRLNRFAETGKSESQHA; encoded by the coding sequence ATGCCGCGAGTATTGGTCGTCGAGGACGAGCGCGTCCTTGCTAAGAATTTCTGCGAGAAGCTGGCGTCGCATGATTTCGAAGCGGCCGCCGTACACAGCGGGCGCGATGCCTTGACGGCCCTGGGGCGCTTCTCGCCGGATGTCGTTTTGCTGGATCTGCGCCTGCCTGACATGGACGGCCAGGCGGTGCTACAGAAAATCAAGGCCGAGTCGCCGTCGTGCGCGGTGATTGTGGTCACCGCGCACGGGAACGAGCGCATCGCAGTGGACGCGATCAAGAGCGGCGCGGAGGAATACCTGACCAAACCGGTCGATCTGGACGAGCTGATGCTGGTCGTTGCGCGGTCCGCCGAGCATCAACAGGTACGAGACAATCTGCACTTCCTCCGGCATCGCGAGGAGCAGGCCAGCGGGCTGGACAGCATTCTCGGCGCATCCGAGGCAACGCGAAACCTGAAAGAGACCATTCAGCGCCTGACGCGAACCGACGTGCTGAATCTGCCCGATCCCCCGACCGTGCTCATCACCGGTGAAACCGGCACCGGGAAGGATCTCGTCGCGCGGGCCATTCACTACCATGGGCCGCGTAAAGGTCGCCCCTTCATTCACGTCAACTGCACGGCCCTGCCCGCGACGCTTTTTGAATCCGAGCTGTTCGGCCATGTCCGCGGCGCATTCACCAACGCGGCCCAGGCCAAGCGCGGGCTGTTCGAAGTCGCCCACGGGGGGACGATCTTCCTCGACGAGATCGGGCACCTCGAAGCCGATGTGCAAGCCAAGCTCCTCCTCGCCCTGGAGCGACGTGAAATCCGACCCGTCGGCGGCACGGATCCCCGGTCCATCAACGTCCACGTCATCGCCGCCACCAACCGGCCGTTGCGGGCCGCCGTTGATTCCGGAGAGTTTCGCAGCGATCTGTACCACCGCCTGCGGGTCGTTGAAATCCACGTGGAGCCGCTTCGGAACCGGCTGGACGACATCGAACCGCTCGCCGCGCATTTTCTCGCATCGCACTGCCGGAGGTTCGGCTTGAAGTCCAAAACCCTGTCGCGCGAAGCAATGGCCGTGCTGAAACGGTATAATTGGCCTGGCAACGTGCGCGAATTGAGCCATCTCATCGAGAGCACGGTCCTTCAGGTTGACGGCCAGCAGATCGAACCGGGCGACCTCAACCTCGCGGGCGGAAGTGCCATGGCGGTGGACGTGCAGATCGAGATGACGGGGGGGCGTACCATCGCGCTGGATTTTGCCAAGGGCGAACCGAAGCTCGAAGAGATCGAGCAGGCGATCCTGACCGCGGCGTTTGAATACACGGGTAGAAATCTTAGTCGCGCGGCGCGCATCCTGGGCATTACGCGCGAAGCCTTGCGCTATCGATTGAATCGTTTCGCCGAAACGGGAAAGAGTGAGTCCCAGCATGCGTAG
- a CDS encoding HAMP domain-containing histidine kinase, translating into MRRLQLFQSILLPVGLAAAVVALSLVMHQRTFSSVTRLMETAGRLEETQRWFQRAEQCVLELIAPANAVFADWDVASHRGRLHRARLKLDEAIAQGRSYGLNVTRLTRLTEEMAAGADEVFENVMRMREAGADSGAQAEALTAASRAMARADEKQMSAVRELGLLTERVRAEQRNILEEHEVSLQARLTMERYVVTLLVLLALGMAWFGWRLRQTDRALAAQRRATEAAQRERLAAIGELCSSVAHGIRNPLAAIRSSTQLTLDLGKLDDASRARLQDVLIEGTRLGDRVSGLLKMARAGSESFEDVCLQDVVAGAVSGLGPELERLGLTLKRELAADPIVVRGDRHQLEQLVVELVSNAMEHSPRGESIIVACQRPGANGRAVLAVDDAGPGVPDAVRSSVFQLFFTTKEHGTGIGLATVKGIARLHEGDVTLARSARGGARFEVTLPTTRT; encoded by the coding sequence ATGCGGCGATTGCAATTGTTTCAGTCGATTCTGCTGCCCGTCGGGCTGGCGGCGGCGGTTGTGGCCCTGTCGCTGGTTATGCACCAGCGGACGTTCTCCAGCGTGACGCGGCTGATGGAGACGGCCGGTCGGCTGGAGGAGACGCAGCGATGGTTTCAGCGCGCGGAGCAATGCGTGCTGGAACTGATCGCGCCGGCCAACGCGGTCTTCGCGGATTGGGATGTGGCGTCGCATCGAGGTCGATTGCATCGTGCTCGTCTGAAGTTGGACGAGGCGATCGCCCAGGGGCGATCGTACGGCTTGAACGTGACACGACTGACGCGTCTGACGGAAGAGATGGCGGCAGGGGCGGACGAAGTGTTTGAAAACGTGATGCGCATGCGCGAGGCCGGCGCGGACAGCGGCGCGCAGGCCGAGGCGTTGACGGCGGCCTCGCGCGCGATGGCGCGAGCGGACGAGAAGCAGATGAGCGCGGTTCGCGAGCTGGGTCTTCTGACCGAGCGCGTTCGAGCCGAGCAGCGCAACATCCTAGAGGAGCACGAAGTGAGCCTGCAAGCGCGTCTGACGATGGAGCGCTACGTCGTCACGCTGCTCGTGCTGCTGGCGCTGGGCATGGCATGGTTCGGCTGGCGGTTGCGTCAGACCGATCGCGCGCTGGCCGCGCAGCGCCGCGCGACGGAGGCGGCGCAGCGCGAGCGGCTGGCGGCGATTGGCGAGTTGTGTTCCAGCGTGGCGCACGGGATTCGCAATCCGCTGGCCGCGATTCGCAGTTCGACGCAGTTGACGCTGGACCTGGGCAAGCTGGACGATGCATCGAGGGCGCGGTTGCAGGATGTGCTGATCGAGGGGACGCGATTGGGCGACCGGGTCAGCGGCCTGCTGAAGATGGCCCGCGCCGGCAGCGAGTCATTTGAAGACGTATGTCTTCAAGACGTCGTCGCGGGGGCTGTATCGGGTCTGGGGCCGGAACTGGAGCGCCTGGGGCTGACGTTGAAGCGCGAACTGGCCGCCGATCCGATCGTCGTGCGGGGGGATCGGCATCAGTTGGAGCAACTGGTCGTGGAGCTGGTGTCGAACGCGATGGAGCATTCGCCCCGCGGCGAGTCGATCATCGTTGCCTGTCAACGTCCGGGCGCGAACGGCCGGGCCGTGCTGGCCGTGGACGATGCCGGTCCCGGCGTACCCGACGCGGTTCGATCGAGCGTGTTTCAGTTGTTCTTCACGACGAAGGAACACGGCACGGGCATCGGTTTGGCCACGGTCAAGGGCATTGCCCGGCTGCACGAGGGCGACGTCACGCTGGCGCGTTCGGCGCGGGGCGGGGCGCGATTCGAGGTGACGTTGCCGACCACGAGGACGTGA
- a CDS encoding CPBP family intramembrane metalloprotease — protein sequence MPPLPRLLEYADVALLIGCSLFSFGTIARLVAARRIRDALRLPLPPGPIGTAGTLDAFDVIAAFIAMLVLPSLADSLLGLMMVGEESAAAGISRPASVPALPTLREALAALLGQTATIIVFIAIAARRIANGLIGWGIDLRRLPRDLRRGLIGFLGIWPWCFGLFYASVYLITRFWPDHVLEEHTTIALLMQPGTSSLLRTIVFFNALILASAVEECLFRGMFQPLIAQATGSTWAGIVLAAVVFGAFHVPLYQTVAPLALLGVAMGYARAKTGSLLLAICLHMIFNAKTLIWLALGAGNAPAS from the coding sequence ATGCCGCCGCTGCCGCGACTGCTCGAATACGCCGACGTCGCGCTGCTCATCGGATGCTCACTCTTCAGCTTCGGCACGATCGCGCGGCTTGTTGCGGCGCGACGGATTCGCGACGCGCTGCGACTGCCGCTGCCGCCCGGGCCGATCGGCACCGCCGGAACGCTCGACGCCTTCGACGTGATCGCGGCGTTCATCGCGATGCTCGTGCTGCCGTCGTTGGCGGATTCACTACTGGGGCTGATGATGGTCGGCGAGGAGTCGGCCGCCGCAGGGATAAGCCGCCCCGCGAGCGTGCCCGCGCTGCCCACCTTGCGCGAGGCGCTCGCCGCTCTGTTGGGGCAGACGGCGACCATCATCGTTTTCATCGCCATCGCGGCGCGCCGAATCGCAAACGGCCTGATCGGCTGGGGCATCGACCTGCGGCGTCTGCCGCGCGATCTGCGCCGTGGTCTGATCGGCTTTCTCGGTATCTGGCCCTGGTGCTTCGGATTGTTCTATGCAAGCGTCTATCTCATCACACGATTCTGGCCGGACCACGTCCTCGAGGAACACACGACGATCGCGCTGTTGATGCAACCGGGCACGTCATCGTTGCTGCGAACGATCGTTTTCTTCAACGCGCTGATCCTCGCGTCCGCCGTGGAGGAGTGCCTTTTTCGCGGCATGTTCCAGCCATTGATTGCACAGGCCACGGGGAGCACCTGGGCGGGCATCGTGCTGGCTGCGGTGGTCTTTGGCGCCTTTCATGTGCCGCTCTATCAGACCGTAGCGCCGCTCGCGCTGCTTGGCGTCGCGATGGGCTATGCCCGCGCCAAGACCGGCTCGCTCCTGCTGGCCATTTGCCTGCACATGATCTTCAATGCCAAGACGCTGATCTGGCTGGCGCTCGGCGCGGGAAACGCGCCCGCATCCTGA
- the trpC gene encoding indole-3-glycerol phosphate synthase TrpC → MSGTILQAIVETKRGEVDAARRAEPLAALAARCAAAQPPRDFYSAITSGPTIRLIAEIKKASPSAGLLRADFRPADLAHDYESAGAAALSVLTDQTYFQGSLADLATVRSACALPALRKDFTIDAYQVYEARAAGADAILLIAEILTVAQIDEFSALAASLGMASLIETHTEEQAAAVLSFISPARRTVLGINNRDLHAQRTDVQIARRIAATLPPGTFFVAESGLKSREDVVAMASAGACAVLIGETFLRASDPSEKVRELMGQ, encoded by the coding sequence ATGAGCGGCACTATATTGCAAGCCATCGTCGAGACCAAGCGGGGCGAAGTCGACGCCGCCCGCCGCGCCGAGCCGCTCGCCGCGCTGGCGGCACGCTGCGCGGCCGCGCAGCCGCCGAGAGATTTTTACTCGGCTATCACGTCCGGGCCGACGATTCGACTCATTGCGGAGATCAAGAAGGCGTCGCCGTCGGCGGGCTTGCTGCGGGCGGATTTTCGACCGGCGGACCTCGCGCATGATTACGAATCGGCCGGTGCGGCGGCGTTGAGTGTCCTGACGGATCAGACGTACTTTCAGGGGAGCCTCGCCGATCTGGCGACGGTACGCTCCGCCTGCGCGCTGCCGGCGCTGCGAAAGGACTTCACGATCGACGCTTATCAGGTGTACGAAGCCCGCGCGGCCGGAGCCGATGCGATCCTACTGATCGCGGAGATTCTGACGGTGGCGCAGATCGACGAGTTCAGCGCGCTGGCGGCGTCGCTCGGCATGGCGTCGCTGATCGAGACGCACACCGAGGAACAGGCCGCGGCCGTGTTGTCGTTCATCTCACCCGCGCGACGGACCGTGCTGGGAATCAACAATCGCGATTTGCACGCACAGCGGACGGACGTGCAGATCGCGCGGCGTATCGCCGCGACGTTGCCACCGGGCACGTTTTTTGTTGCCGAGAGCGGATTGAAATCTCGCGAAGACGTAGTGGCGATGGCGTCGGCCGGCGCGTGCGCGGTGCTGATCGGCGAGACGTTCCTCCGCGCGAGCGACCCGTCGGAAAAGGTGCGCGAGCTGATGGGGCAATAG